One genomic window of Aethina tumida isolate Nest 87 chromosome 3, icAetTumi1.1, whole genome shotgun sequence includes the following:
- the LOC109602930 gene encoding neuropathy target esterase sws isoform X2, whose protein sequence is MDVLNLIRNYNSEWGSVAKETWLGNIYTFILESSKVVLLSAIGVLCLIVSVLIVIIRRCHRKAFRPQEILNKDGNRFRKRDKALFYGRKMIRKVKNISGQVRNSGQGRKRKMVMKFARRLLQLKKENDTEQLKVLEPPVEYLQEDMLSDDRMPPDALYMLQSIRVFGHFEKPVFLRLCKHTEIVNVSAGSYLFRIGDADENVYIVQSGRLNVFITGAEGTSSLKIVKPGESVTSLLSFTDALTGNPNPYKTVSAKAIEDSTVVKLPMSAFKDVFRDYPDIFIRVMQVIMVRLQRVTFTALHQYLGLSAELVRQGPKAKSSKTTLANASPMKKKKDEGLFVQRESNGIETSQPIPVPGHRRSRSSFDSKSFSPNTPDMLADTETCSSSGGNIPDLTANQRKRHSGPEPMDEEDIIEQATEAFVRELGLEDPLTLKGKVEMREVAAGTYLMKEDSNKDVALVNVISGALIVSQKVTEGEEEVHMFTAYPGEIVGGLAVITGEPSFFTIRAKHFTRIALLSKNTFYGLMKEQPKVVLYIANLVVKRLSPFVRQVDFALDWLFIESGRAVYRQDDDSDSTYIVLSGRLRSVITHKNGKKELVGEYGKGDLIGVVEMVTQTKRSTTVIAVRDSELAKLPEGLFNAIKLRFPIVVTRLINLLGHRILGSWKKPAINMAPTSSAFDSRPSQMNFSTVAIVAASDDVPLTAFTYELYHCLSAIGSTLRLTSDVIKKTLGATIMDPNNEYRLSSWLAQQEDQHKISLYQCDLALTAWTQRCIRQADCILIVGLGENRPSLGKVEKEIERLAMRTQKELVLLHREDGRPNNTIAWLNMRTWIQSHHHILCTNRLFSRKSLSRINELYSKVCATEPNIHSDFSRLARWLTGKSVGLVLGGGGARGSAHIGMIKAIQEAGIPIDMVGGVSIGAFMGALWCKERNMTTVIQKAREWSHKMTQWWRQILDLTYPMTSMFSGRDFNQTIKGTFGETYIEDLWLPYFTVTTDITSSCMRIHRHGSLWRYVRASMSLSGYMPPLCDPVDGHLLLDGGYTNNLPGQLWRYVRASMSIVGIFPPLCDPVDGHMLADGCYVNNVPADVMRSLGANHILAIDVGSVDDQDLTNYGDDLSGWWLLWKRWNPFTEAVKVPNLPDIQSRLAYVSCVRQLEEVKNSDYCEYIRPPIDKYKTLQFGSFDEIKEVGYQHGRAYFEGQMRAGNLPIFKQAEVHKTSSSEHSISGYTFTDLAQMVCKVARPYEEESSSPSSSDDEFEDGRGGYASEPTVGFSDNYDRQQSWHGHSIPNDYIPSLDTTNLKHMRRAGGSLSLSENEMESEDEFDLKRHK, encoded by the exons ATGGATGTCCTGAATTTAATAAGGAATTATAATAGTGAATGGGGGTCGGTAGCTAAAGAGACGTGGCTCGgcaatatttatacttttatactgGAATCATcaaag GTAGTGTTGCTTTCTGCTATTGGTGTATTATGCTTGATTGTATCAGTATTGATTGTTATAATAAGGAGATGCCATCGAAAAG CCTTTCGCCctcaagaaattttaaacaaagatgGAAACAGATTCAGGAAGCGGGACAAAGCCTTGTTTTATGGCAGAAAGATGATCAGAAAGGTTAAAAACATCTCTGGCCAAGTGAGGAACTCTGGACAAGGCAGGAAGAGAAAAATGGTTATGAAATTTGCCAGAAGGCTGTTGCAGCTCAAAAAGGAGAATGACACAGAGCAGCTTAAG GTTCTGGAGCCTCCAGTGGAGTATCTTCAAGAAGATATGCTGTCCGATGATCGGATGCCACCGGACGCTTTGTACATGCTGCAAAGTATTAGAGTGTTTGGTCATTTTGAGAAGCCAGTGTTTTTGAGACTCTGTAAACATACAGAAATCGTCAACGTTAGTGCAGGAAGTTATTTATTCCGAATAG GTGATGCTGATGAAAATGTGTATATTGTGCAGAGTGGAAGATtgaatgtatttattactGGTGCTGAAGGAACAAGTTCGTTGAAAATCGTCAAACCTGGAGAGTCTGTCACGTCTTTGCTCAGCTTTACTGATGCTTTAACT ggaAACCCGAATCCATACAAGACGGTGTCTGCCAAGGCCATAGAGGACTCGACGGTCGTCAAGCTCCCCATGTCCGCCTTCAAGGACGTGTTCCGCGACTACCCGGACATATTCATCCGCGTCATGCAGGTGATCATGGTGCGTTTGCAACGCGTCACCTTCACCGCCCTCCACCAGTACCTGGGTCTGAGCGCCGAGCTGGTGCGACAGGGTCCGAAGGCCAAGAGCAGCAAGACCACCCTGGCCAACGCGTCGCCGATGAAGAAGAAAAAGGACGAGGGCCTGTTCGTGCAGAGGGAGAGCAACGGCATCGAAACGAGCCAACCGATTCCGGTGCCCGGACACAGGAGGAGCCGGTCCTCGTTCGACTCGAAGTCGTTTTCGCCGAACACGCCCGACATGCTGGCCGACACGGAGACCTGTTCCAGTTCCGGCGGAAAT atTCCGGACTTGACGGCCAACCAAAGGAAGCGCCACTCCGGCCCGGAACCGATGGACGAGGAGGACATAATCGAACAGGCCACAGAAGCCTTCGTGCGTGAGCTAGGCCTGGAAGACCCTTTAACATTAAAGGGCAAAGTGGAAATGAGAGAGGTGGCAGCCGGCACGTATCTCATGAAAGAAGACTCCAACAAG GACGTGGCGTTGGTCAACGTGATATCGGGGGCGTTGATCGTCTCGCAGAAGGTGACCGAAGGTGAGGAGGAGGTGCACATGTTCACCGCCTATCCGGGCGAAATTGTGGGTGGACTGGCTGTCATCACCGGTGAGCCCAGCTTCTTCACCATACGGGCCAAGCACTTCACCAGGATAGCGTTGCTGTcgaaaaacactttttatgg TTTAATGAAGGAGCAACCGAAAGTGGTGCTGTACATAGCGAATTTGGTGGTCAAACGTTTGTCTCCGTTCGTAAGACAAGTCGATTTCGCCCTGGATTGGCTTTTTATAGAGTCCGGTAGGGCCGTGTACCGACAGGACGACGACAGCGACTCAACCTACATCGTCCTTTCGGGCCGTTTGAGGTCCGTAATCACGCATAAAAATGGCAAAAAGGAGCTGGTGGGAGAGTACGGCAAAGGAGATCTAATCGGAGtg GTTGAAATGGTGACGCAAACAAAACGTAGTACCACCGTGATAGCAGTCAGGGACTCGGAACTGGCCAAGCTTCCCGAGGGTTTATTCAACGCCATTAAGCTAAGATTCCCCATAGTGGTCACCAGACTTATTAACTTATTAGGCCATAGGATATTAGGGTCGTGGAAGAAACCGGCTATTAATATGGCACCTACTAGTTCAGCTTTCGACAGCAGACCGTCACAAATGAACTTTTCAACGGTGGCCATCGTGGCGGCCTCAGACGATGTTCCTTTGACCGCTTTTACTTACGAATTATACCATTGTTTAAGTGCCATAG GTTCAACTTTAAGACTGACCTCCGACGTGATAAAAAAGACCCTAGGCGCCACAATAATGGACCCCAACAACGAGTACCGTCTGTCGTCGTGGCTCGCGCAGCAGGAGGACCAGCACAAGATCTCTCTCTACCAGTGCGACTTGGCCTTGACGGCGTGGACGCAGCGCTGCATCCGTCAAGCCGATTGCATACTCATAGTGGGCCTCGGCGAGAATCGGCCGTCGCTCGGCAAGGTGGAGAAGGAGATCGAGCGGCTGGCGATGCGCACGCAGAAGGAGCTGGTGCTGCTGCACAGGGAGGACGGCAGGCCGAACAACACGATCGCCTGGCTGAACATGCGCACGTGGATTCAATCGCACCACCACATTTTGTGTACCAATCGGCTTTTCTCCAGGAAATCTCTCTCTAGAATT AACGAATTGTATTCAAAAGTGTGTGCGACGGAACCCAACATCCATTCGGATTTTTCGAGGTTGGCCAGATGGTTGACGGGCAAATCTGTAGGCTTAGTACTAGGAGGTGGAGGTGCTAGAGGATCAGCACACATTGGAATGATCAAGGCTATTCaa GAGGCCGGTATACCCATAGACATGGTGGGCGGAGTCAGTATAGGAGCATTCATGGGTGCCCTCTGGTGCAAAGAAAGGAACATGACAACCGTCATACAAAAGGCCCGCGAGTGGTCACAC aaaatgacACAATGGTGGCGTCAAATCTTGGATCTCACTTATCCGATGACATCGATGTTCAGTGGGCGCGATTTCAATCAGACAATCAAGGGCACGTTCGGCGAAACGTACATAGAGGACTTGTGGCTGCCGTATTTTACGGTCACCACCGACATCACGTCGTCTTGCATGCGCATCCACAGACATG GCTCTCTATGGCGTTACGTACGGGCGTCCATGTCCCTCTCCGGATATATGCCGCCGCTCTGTGACCCTGTAGACGGCCATTTGCTACTAGACGGAGGTTACACTAACAACCTgccag GTCAATTGTGGCGATACGTTCGGGCCAGTATGTCAATCGTGGGGATTTTTCCCCCGCTATGTGATCCTGTAGATGGACATATGTTGGCCGATGGTTGCTATGTAAATAATGTGCCAG CTGATGTAATGCGCAGCCTCGGTGCCAACCACATCTTGGCAATAGACGTTGGGTCCGTAGACGACCAAGACTTAACCAATTACGGGGACGATTTATCGGGCTGGTGGCTGCTGTGGAAAAGGTGGAACCCCTTCACTGAGGCGGTGAAAGTTCCCAACCTGCCGGACATACAGTCCAGACTAGCTTACGTCAGTTGCGTCAGACAACTGGAG GAAGTGAAAAACAGCGACTACTGCGAGTACATTAGGCCACCGATAGATAAGTACAAGACGCTGCAGTTCGGCAGCTTCGACGAAATCAAGGAGGTGGGCTACCAGCACGGCAGGGCGTATTTCGAGGGGCAGATGCGTGCGGGCAACCTGCCCATATTTAAGCAGGCGGAGGTGCACAAGACCAGCTCCAGCGAGCACAGTATTTCGGGGTACACGTTCACCGATCTGGCCCAGATGGTTTGTAAAGTGGCACG gcCTTACGAAGAGGAGTCTTCTAGTCCCAGCTCGTCGGACGACGAATTCGAAGATGGACGTGGTGGTTATGCGTCTGAACCGACTGTAGGATTTAGTGATAAT TATGACAGGCAGCAAAGTTGGCATGGACACAGTATTCCTAATGATTACATTCCAAGCTTG GacacaacaaatttaaagcACATGAGACGAGCAGGTGGATCGTTGTCACTCTCAGAGAACGAAATGGAGTCCGAAGACGAGTTTGACCTCAAACGTcataaatag
- the LOC109602930 gene encoding neuropathy target esterase sws isoform X4, which produces MDVLNLIRNYNSEWGSVAKETWLGNIYTFILESSKVVLLSAIGVLCLIVSVLIVIIRRCHRKAFRPQEILNKDGNRFRKRDKALFYGRKMIRKVKNISGQVRNSGQGRKRKMVMKFARRLLQLKKENDTEQLKVLEPPVEYLQEDMLSDDRMPPDALYMLQSIRVFGHFEKPVFLRLCKHTEIVNVSAGSYLFRIGDADENVYIVQSGRLNVFITGAEGTSSLKIVKPGESVTSLLSFTDALTGNPNPYKTVSAKAIEDSTVVKLPMSAFKDVFRDYPDIFIRVMQVIMVRLQRVTFTALHQYLGLSAELVRQGPKAKSSKTTLANASPMKKKKDEGLFVQRESNGIETSQPIPVPGHRRSRSSFDSKSFSPNTPDMLADTETCSSSGGNIPDLTANQRKRHSGPEPMDEEDIIEQATEAFVRELGLEDPLTLKGKVEMREVAAGTYLMKEDSNKDVALVNVISGALIVSQKVTEGEEEVHMFTAYPGEIVGGLAVITGEPSFFTIRAKHFTRIALLSKNTFYGLMKEQPKVVLYIANLVVKRLSPFVRQVDFALDWLFIESGRAVYRQDDDSDSTYIVLSGRLRSVITHKNGKKELVGEYGKGDLIGVVEMVTQTKRSTTVIAVRDSELAKLPEGLFNAIKLRFPIVVTRLINLLGHRILGSWKKPAINMAPTSSAFDSRPSQMNFSTVAIVAASDDVPLTAFTYELYHCLSAIGSTLRLTSDVIKKTLGATIMDPNNEYRLSSWLAQQEDQHKISLYQCDLALTAWTQRCIRQADCILIVGLGENRPSLGKVEKEIERLAMRTQKELVLLHREDGRPNNTIAWLNMRTWIQSHHHILCTNRLFSRKSLSRINELYSKVCATEPNIHSDFSRLARWLTGKSVGLVLGGGGARGSAHIGMIKAIQEAGIPIDMVGGVSIGAFMGALWCKERNMTTVIQKAREWSHKMTQWWRQILDLTYPMTSMFSGRDFNQTIKGTFGETYIEDLWLPYFTVTTDITSSCMRIHRHGSLWRYVRASMSLSGYMPPLCDPVDGHLLLDGGYTNNLPGQLWRYVRASMSIVGIFPPLCDPVDGHMLADGCYVNNVPADVMRSLGANHILAIDVGSVDDQDLTNYGDDLSGWWLLWKRWNPFTEAVKVPNLPDIQSRLAYVSCVRQLEEVKNSDYCEYIRPPIDKYKTLQFGSFDEIKEVGYQHGRAYFEGQMRAGNLPIFKQAEVHKTSSSEHSISGYTFTDLAQMVCKVARPYEEESSSPSSSDDEFEDGRGGYASEPTVGFSDNDTTNLKHMRRAGGSLSLSENEMESEDEFDLKRHK; this is translated from the exons ATGGATGTCCTGAATTTAATAAGGAATTATAATAGTGAATGGGGGTCGGTAGCTAAAGAGACGTGGCTCGgcaatatttatacttttatactgGAATCATcaaag GTAGTGTTGCTTTCTGCTATTGGTGTATTATGCTTGATTGTATCAGTATTGATTGTTATAATAAGGAGATGCCATCGAAAAG CCTTTCGCCctcaagaaattttaaacaaagatgGAAACAGATTCAGGAAGCGGGACAAAGCCTTGTTTTATGGCAGAAAGATGATCAGAAAGGTTAAAAACATCTCTGGCCAAGTGAGGAACTCTGGACAAGGCAGGAAGAGAAAAATGGTTATGAAATTTGCCAGAAGGCTGTTGCAGCTCAAAAAGGAGAATGACACAGAGCAGCTTAAG GTTCTGGAGCCTCCAGTGGAGTATCTTCAAGAAGATATGCTGTCCGATGATCGGATGCCACCGGACGCTTTGTACATGCTGCAAAGTATTAGAGTGTTTGGTCATTTTGAGAAGCCAGTGTTTTTGAGACTCTGTAAACATACAGAAATCGTCAACGTTAGTGCAGGAAGTTATTTATTCCGAATAG GTGATGCTGATGAAAATGTGTATATTGTGCAGAGTGGAAGATtgaatgtatttattactGGTGCTGAAGGAACAAGTTCGTTGAAAATCGTCAAACCTGGAGAGTCTGTCACGTCTTTGCTCAGCTTTACTGATGCTTTAACT ggaAACCCGAATCCATACAAGACGGTGTCTGCCAAGGCCATAGAGGACTCGACGGTCGTCAAGCTCCCCATGTCCGCCTTCAAGGACGTGTTCCGCGACTACCCGGACATATTCATCCGCGTCATGCAGGTGATCATGGTGCGTTTGCAACGCGTCACCTTCACCGCCCTCCACCAGTACCTGGGTCTGAGCGCCGAGCTGGTGCGACAGGGTCCGAAGGCCAAGAGCAGCAAGACCACCCTGGCCAACGCGTCGCCGATGAAGAAGAAAAAGGACGAGGGCCTGTTCGTGCAGAGGGAGAGCAACGGCATCGAAACGAGCCAACCGATTCCGGTGCCCGGACACAGGAGGAGCCGGTCCTCGTTCGACTCGAAGTCGTTTTCGCCGAACACGCCCGACATGCTGGCCGACACGGAGACCTGTTCCAGTTCCGGCGGAAAT atTCCGGACTTGACGGCCAACCAAAGGAAGCGCCACTCCGGCCCGGAACCGATGGACGAGGAGGACATAATCGAACAGGCCACAGAAGCCTTCGTGCGTGAGCTAGGCCTGGAAGACCCTTTAACATTAAAGGGCAAAGTGGAAATGAGAGAGGTGGCAGCCGGCACGTATCTCATGAAAGAAGACTCCAACAAG GACGTGGCGTTGGTCAACGTGATATCGGGGGCGTTGATCGTCTCGCAGAAGGTGACCGAAGGTGAGGAGGAGGTGCACATGTTCACCGCCTATCCGGGCGAAATTGTGGGTGGACTGGCTGTCATCACCGGTGAGCCCAGCTTCTTCACCATACGGGCCAAGCACTTCACCAGGATAGCGTTGCTGTcgaaaaacactttttatgg TTTAATGAAGGAGCAACCGAAAGTGGTGCTGTACATAGCGAATTTGGTGGTCAAACGTTTGTCTCCGTTCGTAAGACAAGTCGATTTCGCCCTGGATTGGCTTTTTATAGAGTCCGGTAGGGCCGTGTACCGACAGGACGACGACAGCGACTCAACCTACATCGTCCTTTCGGGCCGTTTGAGGTCCGTAATCACGCATAAAAATGGCAAAAAGGAGCTGGTGGGAGAGTACGGCAAAGGAGATCTAATCGGAGtg GTTGAAATGGTGACGCAAACAAAACGTAGTACCACCGTGATAGCAGTCAGGGACTCGGAACTGGCCAAGCTTCCCGAGGGTTTATTCAACGCCATTAAGCTAAGATTCCCCATAGTGGTCACCAGACTTATTAACTTATTAGGCCATAGGATATTAGGGTCGTGGAAGAAACCGGCTATTAATATGGCACCTACTAGTTCAGCTTTCGACAGCAGACCGTCACAAATGAACTTTTCAACGGTGGCCATCGTGGCGGCCTCAGACGATGTTCCTTTGACCGCTTTTACTTACGAATTATACCATTGTTTAAGTGCCATAG GTTCAACTTTAAGACTGACCTCCGACGTGATAAAAAAGACCCTAGGCGCCACAATAATGGACCCCAACAACGAGTACCGTCTGTCGTCGTGGCTCGCGCAGCAGGAGGACCAGCACAAGATCTCTCTCTACCAGTGCGACTTGGCCTTGACGGCGTGGACGCAGCGCTGCATCCGTCAAGCCGATTGCATACTCATAGTGGGCCTCGGCGAGAATCGGCCGTCGCTCGGCAAGGTGGAGAAGGAGATCGAGCGGCTGGCGATGCGCACGCAGAAGGAGCTGGTGCTGCTGCACAGGGAGGACGGCAGGCCGAACAACACGATCGCCTGGCTGAACATGCGCACGTGGATTCAATCGCACCACCACATTTTGTGTACCAATCGGCTTTTCTCCAGGAAATCTCTCTCTAGAATT AACGAATTGTATTCAAAAGTGTGTGCGACGGAACCCAACATCCATTCGGATTTTTCGAGGTTGGCCAGATGGTTGACGGGCAAATCTGTAGGCTTAGTACTAGGAGGTGGAGGTGCTAGAGGATCAGCACACATTGGAATGATCAAGGCTATTCaa GAGGCCGGTATACCCATAGACATGGTGGGCGGAGTCAGTATAGGAGCATTCATGGGTGCCCTCTGGTGCAAAGAAAGGAACATGACAACCGTCATACAAAAGGCCCGCGAGTGGTCACAC aaaatgacACAATGGTGGCGTCAAATCTTGGATCTCACTTATCCGATGACATCGATGTTCAGTGGGCGCGATTTCAATCAGACAATCAAGGGCACGTTCGGCGAAACGTACATAGAGGACTTGTGGCTGCCGTATTTTACGGTCACCACCGACATCACGTCGTCTTGCATGCGCATCCACAGACATG GCTCTCTATGGCGTTACGTACGGGCGTCCATGTCCCTCTCCGGATATATGCCGCCGCTCTGTGACCCTGTAGACGGCCATTTGCTACTAGACGGAGGTTACACTAACAACCTgccag GTCAATTGTGGCGATACGTTCGGGCCAGTATGTCAATCGTGGGGATTTTTCCCCCGCTATGTGATCCTGTAGATGGACATATGTTGGCCGATGGTTGCTATGTAAATAATGTGCCAG CTGATGTAATGCGCAGCCTCGGTGCCAACCACATCTTGGCAATAGACGTTGGGTCCGTAGACGACCAAGACTTAACCAATTACGGGGACGATTTATCGGGCTGGTGGCTGCTGTGGAAAAGGTGGAACCCCTTCACTGAGGCGGTGAAAGTTCCCAACCTGCCGGACATACAGTCCAGACTAGCTTACGTCAGTTGCGTCAGACAACTGGAG GAAGTGAAAAACAGCGACTACTGCGAGTACATTAGGCCACCGATAGATAAGTACAAGACGCTGCAGTTCGGCAGCTTCGACGAAATCAAGGAGGTGGGCTACCAGCACGGCAGGGCGTATTTCGAGGGGCAGATGCGTGCGGGCAACCTGCCCATATTTAAGCAGGCGGAGGTGCACAAGACCAGCTCCAGCGAGCACAGTATTTCGGGGTACACGTTCACCGATCTGGCCCAGATGGTTTGTAAAGTGGCACG gcCTTACGAAGAGGAGTCTTCTAGTCCCAGCTCGTCGGACGACGAATTCGAAGATGGACGTGGTGGTTATGCGTCTGAACCGACTGTAGGATTTAGTGATAAT GacacaacaaatttaaagcACATGAGACGAGCAGGTGGATCGTTGTCACTCTCAGAGAACGAAATGGAGTCCGAAGACGAGTTTGACCTCAAACGTcataaatag